A window of Aptenodytes patagonicus chromosome 1, bAptPat1.pri.cur, whole genome shotgun sequence genomic DNA:
GCTACTGGAACAGCAGTGGTCTTGTATATTAAAACAGGTTTTACAGAGAGCTTACTTCTTTTACTAAACTCCAATTGATAAAGCTGAAAAATGCACACATCAGGTGTGTGAAGCAATTGCAAGTTTTAGAACAGCCATTGCTTAAACTTCAGGGCCTAACTGACCACTTTCTTTTGTGCATGCAGGTTATGACTTTAATCCAGAAACTTCCAGTACCAGTGATTGCCAAAGTAAATGGCTTGGCTACAGCAGCAGGCTGTCAGCTTGTGGCAAGCTGTGACATTGCAGTGGCGAGTGAGAAATCTCAATTTGCTACTCCTGGAGTAAACATCGGACTGTTTTGCTCCACACCAGCTGTGGCCTTGGGCAGGTCTCTTCCAAGAAAGGTAGGCTTCCTTCCCAGATAGTCTTTGTAATTTTGCAAGAAGTAGGTTGCCATGTTAGGAGTTTTAGTTCCATTGCCTAAACTTTATTTTCCTGCAGTACAACTTTCAAAATACTTCATTGCAAAAGACAGCTTCATAACTTTTTGgactgggaaaaataataaagggaTGAACTCTGTTTAGGGAAAGCAGCTTCCTACTGATGCGATTCCAACCAGCATGAACTCATACCAGCAGCACACCAGCTCAGCGATCCCTTTCCTTTCCAACAGACAGCTCTGTGCTTTAGACAATGATGTTCTCCCCTGATGAGGAAACCCCTGCAAGTCCAGGATATCAATCCCACCAAGGTATCAATTCTTGCCAGGCAGCGACATTTCACTGCCAGCATGATCTGCCTGGGTGTAGATCAAGACGCTTTAAATAGCATCTAAAACCCTCCTATACTTTCTTCCTGCTTTATTTCCTACTGATTGTGACTACACATCTCTCACTGCATAAACAATAGTACGATCTGTAAAGCTTCCGTaaccaagaaaagaaattttaagttctgatcCAGTTGGATTCATGCGGACAGACTCTCCAAgcccagcagggctctgctgagATGCAAGGACTTAACTGCACAAGTCCAATTGCTGGATAAGAGCTTCAACTTTAAATTTCCCATCTGTAAGGCCATCCTGTTCAAATATAgtctgtctgtgggtttttttttccaagtgtgcTATAGTGTACAATTATAACTGTTTCTGAATTAGTATTTCTGGGGTTTATGattacctttttaaaatgtgtgggATATACTTTTCTCTGTGCCACTTTTCAAAGTAGCAAGAACGCTCCCTACAGTTCTCAGGATTACTGATTTTACCTTTTATCAAACAAAACGTTGCCATTGTTTGTAGCTACCAGAGCAAAGATACTAATGAGGATAATCAGCTCTTATGATTCAGGGCAGTGGTCAATTGCATCAGGagtcatggaaaaaaattcttcttgaTATATGACATTGAATAGTCACTGAGTGTTTGtgggattttttaatttgaaacctCAAATACAAGAtgctggaagcagcaggagactgAAATAGATGCGGCTATAAGAAGGACATGTTTAAAAACACCCTGACCAAACTTAAACTAAGGCAGGTATTTTCAAAAACTACACCTTGACGTCGTAAGtctttatttatcattatatgcCCAGCTTAAAATACCGAGTTCGGTCATTTGACATTGTGGACCATTCACATCTTTCTTAATTCCTACTGCAATCACCAGAGATTCTGGGCTTTTGAAAAGAAACCCAGAGGTGTCAGCCCAGGACAGCTGCAGTTGGTGGGCAGGTTTGAAAAAAGGCCAGCTTTAGACCCAGTCCTTCTCTTTGCTGAAACCTCTTAACACTTCCTTGGCAGTTTAAGGGGCCAAAAGATTTAAATCTTACATTTGTCAAAAGAGTAACTTGGACTCGAAGGAGGAAGCTGAAATtccccaaacaaaccaaagcaataaGGCAGCTGAATTGAcaatacaatattttttcttgttcaggTGGCATTAGAGATGCTTTTCACGGGTGAACCTCTTTCTGCCCAAGAAGCATTAATGCACGGGCTTGTCAGCAAGGTGGTGCCAGAAGACAAGCTGGAAGAAGAGACCATGAAGATCTCTCACAAGATATGCAAAAGCAGCAAATCCATCCTGGCGTTGGGGAAAGCCACCTTCTACAGACAGATGACACAGGACCTTGATACTGCTTACAAAATGACTACTCAGGTCATGGTAGACAATTTGACTTTGAGAGATGGGCAGGAAGGTATTGAAGCCTTTATTCAGAAACGTAAGCCTGTCTGGTCACACTCtcaggatgagaagaaatgaatCTTGTTTCTAAGCTAACCTTAGCTGTGCTTTATGATTCTTCACGCAGTTGCCTTTGGGAACTATATTTTTGTtcttactgaaaatgaaatttctcttCTTACATATGCCAAAGACACAATAAATTTATTCTAAGTATATAATAAAtgttaagaaaaatcaaaccaaatgGGTTTTTTcagcaattaatttaatttatggtTTTAGAAGGAACTCTGCTGCAAAAATCAGTTTCATATGTCCCAGGTGGCTTTGGGAATCACAGGGACTGGGAGAGAGCTCAGATCACCCTGCTCAGTACCTGTCCCCATAGTTTTGGATGAGAATTTCCATTTATTGTTGTCAATAGAGAATTAAAGGGCTTGGACACATTCCAGAGATGATGATAGTACATACCATAATGGATTCCACTACTGTTTATATGTTACAGACAAAAGCCTCTAACACTAGTCCATTGCTCCTCAGGAATATATCTGCTTATGAACTGTATGTATTACTGGTTTGTCTCCCTCAGCAAATCCTGTTTTTCCATCATCAGTTCAAGCATTTGTCCCAGCTCTAGAGAATTTTGCTGTTGACTCCAGTGAGGCTGAGCATGGCTTGGGGGTGTTTAGTTTCACAAAGGGCACACTGCAAAAGCCACTGCCGGTGGGCTTCAGCAGAGATTCTCACCTGGCAGTGTTTTGACCCAGCTGTAATTTTAAGGCTGTATGTCTTCAGTTTATCGCAGAATCTTTAGATGTGTTAGTTGGAAGGTCCATCCTTGTGCTCAAAGCTGGGCTTTTACCGACACTGGAGCAGCTCAGCCATGGATTTACGGTCTTGATAACCTCCAACAATAGGGATTCAGCTGCTCCTCTGGGTAATCTGTTACAGCGCTGTGCAACCTTCctggtgaaatattttttcttaatgtccAGTCTGAGCCTCGAAGCAGCATTTTTTTGGCCATTGCCCCTTGTTACATTATCTGACATTATTGAGAAAACTTAGGCTCCGTTATCTTTGTAACTCTCTTCAAGCAGTCACAGGCTGCAGTTGGACCACACTTAGACTCCTCTGTGCCCGACTGAACAAGTCCAGCTTCCTCCAGTCTCCATGTGGGTCATGTTCTCTAGGTAACCAGCTTGGTAGCCCTCCTGTGGACCAATTCTGGTTTCTCCACATCCCTTTTGT
This region includes:
- the ECHDC3 gene encoding enoyl-CoA hydratase domain-containing protein 3, mitochondrial; translated protein: MAAAGLWRLRRPLAAAFSSAAAAGAGRPPPPEKLTVRRQAEGVRTIILNNPRKRNALSLSMLQSLREDLLHDVKSKDLRVIIISAEGPVFCSGHDLKELSSEDDVKHHSQVFEICAEVMTLIQKLPVPVIAKVNGLATAAGCQLVASCDIAVASEKSQFATPGVNIGLFCSTPAVALGRSLPRKVALEMLFTGEPLSAQEALMHGLVSKVVPEDKLEEETMKISHKICKSSKSILALGKATFYRQMTQDLDTAYKMTTQVMVDNLTLRDGQEGIEAFIQKRKPVWSHSQDEKK